In Ostrea edulis chromosome 4, xbOstEdul1.1, whole genome shotgun sequence, a single window of DNA contains:
- the LOC125668578 gene encoding WD repeat-containing protein 18-like isoform X1, producing MTSNEVLLTSETTGQLWNVCVWDVESGTSIVTYKGGTSVPRGLAVLGQQYLVSASPTKPVLTLWPLHKRDTTCIKMVCPGNVTALDITEDGDYCVAAIAEKIYIWQTCTGRLLCVLSRHYQTVTCLRCSSGLIVSGGEDSLVIVWSLGKALCEQSQSRTPVSPDQVWSSHSLPVTDLHIGVGGHLARVVSSSLDQTCRLYDVNSGEVLCTFVFEVAICSVVLDSAEFRLFAGSSTGSIYAVNLFETPVRRERHITEDKACQRFDGHEKQVSCLCVSMDGCQLVSGSNDHNVKIWDVFSGQCLRTIEHKGPLTNALLTMVPPGIANPDIKSKLPLQTFQRVFHLDSQEENSKVDLNVLLRGANDEPEEVEDILKPNSEILLDLNYRTKDTEVKFVHLIILLTAVRSNKVRQLLGGGGPRWLIFITWCYIETFHALVWTFVLETR from the exons ATGACATCTAACGAA GTTTTATTGACAAGCGAGACCACGGGACAGCTGTGGAATGTCTGTGTTTGGGACGTGGAGTCGGGAACCAGTATCGTGACGTATAAAGGCGGTACAAGTGTCCCCCGTGGCCTGGCCGTATTAGGACAACAGTACCTTGTCAGTGCATCTCCCACAAAACCAGTGTTAACATTGTGGCCTCTACATAAAAGG GACACCACGTGTATTAagatggtgtgtccagggaatGTGACGGCCCTGGACATCACGGAGGATGGGGATTACTGTGTAGCAGCCATCGCTGAGAAAATCTACATATGGCAG ACGTGTACAGGACGCCTGCTTTGTGTGTTAAGCAGACATTATCAGACTGTCACCTGCTTGAGGTGTTCCTCGGGTTTGATTGTGTCGGGGGGAGAGGACAGTCTCGTCATCGTCTGGTCATTAGGAAA AGCCTTGTGTGAACAGTCACAAAGCAGGACCCCGGTGTCACCTGATCAGGTGTGGTCCAGTCACTCCCTGCCAGTTACAGACCTCCATATTGGGGTGGGGGGACACCTGGCCAGAGTTGTCTCCTCCTCCCTGGATCAGACTTGTAGGCTGTATGATGTTAACAGCGGGGAAGTGCTGTGTACATTTGTGTTTGAGGTGGCCATATGTTCTGTGGTACTGGATTCAGCAGAATTCCGCTTATTTGCAGGGAGCAGTACTGGTTCAATATATGCAGTCAATTTATTTGAGACA CCAGTGAGAAGAGAGAGGCACATAACGGAAGACAAAGCCTGTCAACGGTTTGATGGTCATGA AAAACAGGTGAGCTGTCTGTGTGTTTCAATGGATGGATGCCAACTTGTGTCGGGGTCAAATGACCACAATGTGAAAATCTGGGATGTCTTCAGTGGACAGTGTTTGAGAACTATAGAACACAAag GGCCACTGACAAACGCATTACTGACTATGGTACCTCCTGGTATTGCGAACCCCGACATCAAAAGTAAGCTCCCCCTCCAGACATTCCAGAGGGTGTTCCACTTGGACTCCCAGGAGGAGAATAGCAAGGTGGATCTGAACGTCCTTCTCCGCGGAGCTAACGATGAACCAGAG GAAGTAGAGGATATCCTGAAACCTAATTCAGAGATACTTTTGGATCTCAATTACAGAACAAAAGATACTGAGGTAAAGTTTGTTCATTTAATTATTCTACTGACAGCTGTGCGCTCAAACAAGGTCAGACAACTCCTGGGGGGTGGGGGTCCCCGATGGCTGATATTTATCACATGGTGCTACATCGAAACATTCCATGCCCTCGTATGGACGTTTGTTTTGGAAACAAGGTGA
- the LOC125668578 gene encoding WD repeat-containing protein 18-like isoform X3, which yields MVCPGNVTALDITEDGDYCVAAIAEKIYIWQTCTGRLLCVLSRHYQTVTCLRCSSGLIVSGGEDSLVIVWSLGKALCEQSQSRTPVSPDQVWSSHSLPVTDLHIGVGGHLARVVSSSLDQTCRLYDVNSGEVLCTFVFEVAICSVVLDSAEFRLFAGSSTGSIYAVNLFETPVRRERHITEDKACQRFDGHEKQVSCLCVSMDGCQLVSGSNDHNVKIWDVFSGQCLRTIEHKGPLTNALLTMVPPGIANPDIKSKLPLQTFQRVFHLDSQEENSKVDLNVLLRGANDEPEEVEDILKPNSEILLDLNYRTKDTEVKFVHLIILLTAVRSNKVRQLLGGGGPRWLIFITWCYIETFHALVWTFVLETR from the exons atggtgtgtccagggaatGTGACGGCCCTGGACATCACGGAGGATGGGGATTACTGTGTAGCAGCCATCGCTGAGAAAATCTACATATGGCAG ACGTGTACAGGACGCCTGCTTTGTGTGTTAAGCAGACATTATCAGACTGTCACCTGCTTGAGGTGTTCCTCGGGTTTGATTGTGTCGGGGGGAGAGGACAGTCTCGTCATCGTCTGGTCATTAGGAAA AGCCTTGTGTGAACAGTCACAAAGCAGGACCCCGGTGTCACCTGATCAGGTGTGGTCCAGTCACTCCCTGCCAGTTACAGACCTCCATATTGGGGTGGGGGGACACCTGGCCAGAGTTGTCTCCTCCTCCCTGGATCAGACTTGTAGGCTGTATGATGTTAACAGCGGGGAAGTGCTGTGTACATTTGTGTTTGAGGTGGCCATATGTTCTGTGGTACTGGATTCAGCAGAATTCCGCTTATTTGCAGGGAGCAGTACTGGTTCAATATATGCAGTCAATTTATTTGAGACA CCAGTGAGAAGAGAGAGGCACATAACGGAAGACAAAGCCTGTCAACGGTTTGATGGTCATGA AAAACAGGTGAGCTGTCTGTGTGTTTCAATGGATGGATGCCAACTTGTGTCGGGGTCAAATGACCACAATGTGAAAATCTGGGATGTCTTCAGTGGACAGTGTTTGAGAACTATAGAACACAAag GGCCACTGACAAACGCATTACTGACTATGGTACCTCCTGGTATTGCGAACCCCGACATCAAAAGTAAGCTCCCCCTCCAGACATTCCAGAGGGTGTTCCACTTGGACTCCCAGGAGGAGAATAGCAAGGTGGATCTGAACGTCCTTCTCCGCGGAGCTAACGATGAACCAGAG GAAGTAGAGGATATCCTGAAACCTAATTCAGAGATACTTTTGGATCTCAATTACAGAACAAAAGATACTGAGGTAAAGTTTGTTCATTTAATTATTCTACTGACAGCTGTGCGCTCAAACAAGGTCAGACAACTCCTGGGGGGTGGGGGTCCCCGATGGCTGATATTTATCACATGGTGCTACATCGAAACATTCCATGCCCTCGTATGGACGTTTGTTTTGGAAACAAGGTGA